One Sanguibacter sp. HDW7 DNA window includes the following coding sequences:
- a CDS encoding TIGR00730 family Rossman fold protein, whose product MSDEGISQPGTGYRKGPVLLRRGQIPEQTTDQRLLAKDGDADWVHGDPWRVMRIQSEFVEGFGALAELGPAMSVFGSARTKPGHPDYELAVEVGHRLVEKGYAVITGGGPGIMEAANKGASEAGGVSVGLGIELPFEQGMNQWVDLGVNFRYFFARKTMFVKYASGFVVLPGGFGTFDELFEALTLVQTHKVTEFSIVLVGSDYWTPMMEWLRGPVLERGMISAADLDLVKIVDTAEDAVEIVVARDHELRAAQEAALESLAEDQSSAAAAGRRDAS is encoded by the coding sequence ATGAGCGACGAAGGTATCTCCCAGCCCGGAACCGGCTACCGCAAGGGCCCTGTCCTGCTGCGACGCGGTCAGATCCCCGAGCAGACGACGGACCAGCGGCTCCTCGCGAAGGACGGGGACGCGGACTGGGTCCACGGCGACCCGTGGCGCGTCATGCGCATCCAGTCGGAGTTCGTCGAGGGCTTCGGCGCGCTCGCGGAGCTCGGCCCAGCCATGAGCGTCTTCGGCTCGGCCCGGACCAAGCCCGGCCACCCGGACTACGAGCTCGCGGTCGAGGTCGGCCACCGCCTCGTCGAGAAGGGTTACGCGGTCATCACGGGAGGCGGCCCCGGCATCATGGAGGCCGCGAACAAGGGCGCCTCGGAGGCCGGCGGCGTCTCGGTCGGCCTCGGCATCGAGCTGCCGTTCGAGCAGGGCATGAACCAGTGGGTCGACCTGGGCGTGAACTTCCGCTACTTCTTCGCCCGCAAGACGATGTTCGTCAAGTACGCCTCGGGCTTCGTCGTCCTGCCCGGCGGATTCGGCACCTTCGACGAGCTCTTCGAGGCGCTCACGCTCGTCCAGACGCACAAGGTCACCGAGTTCTCGATCGTCCTCGTGGGCTCGGACTACTGGACGCCCATGATGGAGTGGCTGCGCGGCCCCGTGCTCGAGCGCGGCATGATCTCGGCCGCGGACCTCGACCTCGTGAAGATCGTCGACACGGCCGAGGACGCCGTGGAGATCGTCGTCGCGCGCGACCACGAGCTCCGTGCGGCCCAGGAGGCCGCGCTCGAGTCCCTCGCCGAGGACCAGTCCTCGGCCGCGGCGGCCGGGCGACGCGACGCGTCGTGA
- the folP gene encoding dihydropteroate synthase — MSPALRVRGRDVGVHGGAVMAIVNRTTDSFFPSARHADDDVALAAVERALRDGAEIIDVGGVRAGVGPEVTPAEEIDRVAPFVARLRAELGDTVVLSVDTWRAEVAEAVADAGADLLNDTWAGADPGLVEVAGRRGLAVVVSHTGGLPPRTDPHDVRFDLPPDAPADADPLDAVVHDVVTTLAAGAARAVACGVDPLGVLVDPTHDFGKRTVDSLRLVRRTPALVALGHPVLMALSRKDFVGETLDLPVDERLEGTLAATALAAWGGARVFRAHDVRATRRTLDMVAAIRGDLAPRAAVRGL, encoded by the coding sequence ATGTCGCCGGCCCTGCGCGTGCGGGGGCGGGACGTCGGTGTGCACGGCGGCGCCGTCATGGCGATCGTCAACAGGACGACGGACTCGTTCTTCCCGTCGGCCCGGCACGCCGACGACGACGTCGCGCTCGCGGCCGTCGAGCGTGCCCTGCGCGACGGCGCGGAGATCATCGACGTCGGAGGGGTGCGCGCGGGCGTGGGCCCCGAGGTCACGCCGGCGGAGGAGATCGACCGCGTCGCGCCGTTCGTCGCGCGCCTGCGCGCCGAGCTCGGTGACACGGTCGTCCTCTCCGTCGACACGTGGCGCGCCGAGGTCGCCGAGGCCGTCGCCGACGCGGGTGCGGACCTCCTCAACGACACCTGGGCGGGAGCCGATCCTGGGCTCGTCGAGGTCGCCGGCCGGCGCGGGCTCGCCGTCGTCGTCTCCCACACGGGTGGCCTGCCGCCCCGCACCGACCCGCACGACGTCCGCTTCGACCTGCCGCCCGATGCCCCTGCGGACGCCGACCCGCTCGACGCCGTCGTCCACGACGTCGTGACGACGCTCGCGGCCGGCGCCGCCCGCGCCGTCGCGTGCGGCGTCGACCCGCTCGGCGTGCTCGTCGACCCGACGCACGACTTCGGCAAGCGCACCGTCGACTCCCTGCGCCTCGTGCGCCGCACACCTGCGCTCGTCGCGCTCGGCCACCCCGTGCTCATGGCGCTCTCGCGCAAGGATTTCGTCGGCGAGACGCTCGACCTCCCGGTCGACGAGCGGCTCGAGGGCACGCTCGCCGCGACCGCGCTCGCTGCGTGGGGCGGCGCCCGCGTGTTCCGTGCGCACGACGTCCGCGCGACCCGGCGGACGCTCGACATGGTCGCCGCGATCCGGGGCGACCTCGCTCCGCGCGCGGCCGTCCGAGGGTTGTGA
- a CDS encoding DUF3117 domain-containing protein, with translation MAAMKPRTGDGPLEVTKEGRGIVMRVPLEGGGRLVVELNAGEAAELCAALDGVVG, from the coding sequence ATGGCAGCGATGAAGCCGAGGACCGGCGACGGGCCGCTCGAGGTGACGAAGGAGGGCCGCGGCATCGTCATGCGCGTCCCGCTCGAGGGCGGTGGCCGGCTCGTCGTCGAGCTCAACGCTGGCGAGGCTGCCGAGCTCTGCGCCGCGCTCGACGGTGTGGTGGGCTGA
- a CDS encoding M17 family metallopeptidase, which translates to MPRTPARTAAPVVDPWSVDRDLPEVVVAAGRLAECTFLTQDEVEVVVLPVAPGSEEEDGLEPRHGMIDAALRYGVDFSELAERARFDGGAGETLVVDLPRAHRGADALPWAGLPERVVLLGLGRSRVEDFRRAGAAIARVTRGVGRVVTTASGTDTFADQRALVEGYLLGAYRAPTAATVAPRTEPAAQLVLLGDHAQRAVDEAVRSSRAAWLVRDLTTVPSNIKNPAWLADVAERLGHAAGLSVTRLDGPALAAGGFGGITAVGQGSASAPELVALTYAPEDAPADARRVVLVGKGITYDTGGIDIKPRTSMVTMKNDMSGAAVVLAAVLAAAEARLPLHVTAVLPLAENHFGAASYRRADVLTMVDGTRVEVGNTDAEGRLVLADALAWARTTFSPDAIVDVATLTGAAAVALGPRTAALLATDDALAGSIEQAAATTGEAVWRLPLVDEYGERIGSTVTGLRNVPNDERGGGAITAALFLRRFVGDVPWAHVDIAGPAHADKASHEVPAGATGFGARLLLDALERLSVRS; encoded by the coding sequence TTGCCCCGCACGCCTGCACGTACGGCCGCACCCGTCGTCGACCCGTGGAGCGTCGACCGCGACCTTCCTGAGGTCGTCGTCGCGGCCGGGCGGCTGGCCGAGTGCACGTTCCTCACGCAGGACGAGGTCGAGGTCGTCGTCCTCCCCGTGGCCCCTGGGTCCGAGGAGGAGGACGGCCTCGAGCCGCGTCACGGCATGATCGACGCGGCGCTCCGGTACGGCGTCGACTTCTCCGAGCTCGCGGAGCGCGCGCGCTTCGACGGCGGCGCCGGCGAGACGCTCGTCGTCGACCTGCCCCGCGCGCACCGCGGCGCCGACGCACTTCCCTGGGCGGGTCTGCCCGAGCGTGTCGTCCTGCTCGGCCTCGGGCGCTCGCGCGTCGAGGACTTCCGTCGAGCGGGTGCCGCGATCGCGCGCGTGACGCGCGGCGTCGGCCGCGTCGTGACGACCGCGAGCGGGACCGACACGTTCGCCGACCAGCGGGCGCTCGTCGAGGGCTACCTGCTCGGCGCGTACCGCGCGCCGACGGCTGCGACCGTCGCGCCCCGCACCGAACCGGCCGCGCAGCTCGTGCTCCTCGGCGACCACGCGCAGCGTGCGGTCGACGAGGCCGTGCGCTCCTCGCGCGCCGCCTGGCTCGTGCGCGACCTCACGACGGTCCCGTCGAACATCAAGAACCCCGCATGGCTCGCCGACGTCGCCGAACGCCTCGGGCACGCCGCGGGTCTCTCCGTCACGCGCCTCGACGGCCCCGCGCTCGCTGCGGGCGGCTTCGGCGGCATCACGGCCGTCGGACAGGGTTCCGCGTCCGCGCCGGAGCTCGTCGCGCTCACCTACGCGCCCGAGGACGCGCCCGCCGACGCGCGGCGGGTCGTGCTCGTCGGCAAGGGCATCACGTACGACACGGGCGGCATCGACATCAAGCCGCGCACGTCGATGGTGACGATGAAGAACGACATGTCCGGCGCGGCCGTCGTGCTCGCGGCGGTCCTCGCGGCCGCCGAGGCCCGGCTGCCGCTCCACGTCACCGCGGTGCTGCCGCTCGCCGAGAACCACTTCGGCGCAGCGTCCTACCGCCGCGCCGACGTCCTCACGATGGTCGACGGCACGCGCGTCGAGGTCGGCAACACGGACGCCGAGGGGCGCCTCGTGCTCGCGGACGCCCTCGCGTGGGCGCGGACGACGTTCTCGCCCGACGCGATCGTCGACGTCGCGACGCTCACGGGTGCGGCCGCCGTCGCGCTCGGCCCGCGCACAGCGGCGCTGCTCGCGACCGACGACGCGCTCGCCGGCTCGATCGAGCAGGCGGCGGCGACGACCGGCGAGGCCGTGTGGCGCCTGCCGCTCGTCGACGAGTACGGCGAGCGCATCGGCTCGACCGTCACCGGGCTGCGCAACGTGCCGAACGACGAGCGCGGCGGCGGCGCGATCACCGCTGCGCTCTTCCTTCGACGCTTCGTCGGCGACGTGCCCTGGGCCCACGTCGACATCGCCGGTCCCGCGCACGCGGACAAGGCTTCGCACGAGGTCCCCGCGGGGGCGACAGGATTCGGCGCGCGTCTCCTGCTCGACGCCCTCGAGCGGCTTTCGGTACGAAGCTGA
- a CDS encoding O-methyltransferase — protein sequence MISNDRTLAWDYCEDYVVEDDVLLRARERAAQYGCHAITPGAGSVLRLLAATLRARTVVEVGTGTGVASLWLLRGMDADGVLTTIDAEAENQRAAKAAFTEDGIRPERARTINGRPRDVLPRLADGAYDLVLVGAGSTHAADHVEQALRLLRPGGVLALDEALWHGRVADPARRDEATTMVREIGRTLREDPRVLPAMIPSGDGLLLAVRR from the coding sequence ATCATCTCCAACGACAGGACACTGGCCTGGGACTACTGCGAGGACTACGTCGTCGAGGACGACGTCCTCCTGCGCGCACGTGAGCGCGCTGCCCAGTACGGCTGCCACGCGATCACGCCCGGCGCGGGATCCGTCCTGCGGCTTCTCGCCGCGACGCTTCGCGCCCGCACCGTCGTCGAGGTCGGCACGGGCACGGGAGTCGCGTCGCTGTGGCTCCTGCGCGGCATGGACGCCGACGGTGTCCTCACGACGATCGACGCGGAGGCCGAGAACCAGCGGGCGGCCAAGGCCGCTTTCACGGAGGACGGCATCCGGCCCGAGCGCGCCCGCACGATCAACGGGCGTCCCCGCGACGTCCTGCCGCGGCTCGCGGACGGCGCGTACGACCTGGTGCTCGTCGGCGCCGGCTCGACGCATGCGGCCGACCACGTCGAGCAGGCGCTGCGGCTCCTGCGCCCGGGCGGTGTGCTAGCCCTCGACGAGGCGCTGTGGCACGGCCGCGTCGCCGACCCCGCGCGCCGGGACGAGGCGACGACCATGGTCCGCGAGATCGGACGCACGCTCCGCGAGGACCCGCGCGTCCTGCCCGCGATGATCCCCTCGGGCGACGGCCTGCTCCTCGCGGTACGCCGCTGA
- the sigE gene encoding RNA polymerase sigma factor SigE — protein sequence MSDVESTVPTWEQIVQDHSARVFRLAYRLTGNRHDAEDLTQDVFVRVLRSLDRYEPGNFDGWLHRITTNLFLDGARRRQRIRMDAMGDDAARVPGSAEIEPERGFEHGNLDLDVQHALDALAPEYRAAVVLCDIEGLSYEEIAVTLGIKLGTVRSRIHRARAQLRKELAHRRAPEGAESLEARP from the coding sequence GTGAGCGACGTCGAGAGCACCGTGCCGACCTGGGAGCAGATCGTCCAGGACCACTCGGCGCGCGTCTTCCGCCTCGCCTACCGACTCACGGGCAACCGTCACGATGCCGAGGACCTCACGCAGGACGTCTTCGTCCGCGTGCTGCGCTCGCTCGACCGCTACGAGCCCGGTAACTTCGACGGCTGGCTGCACCGCATCACGACGAACCTCTTCCTCGACGGGGCCCGTCGCCGTCAGCGCATCCGCATGGACGCGATGGGGGACGACGCGGCGCGGGTGCCCGGCTCGGCCGAGATCGAGCCCGAGCGTGGCTTCGAGCACGGCAACCTCGACCTCGACGTCCAGCATGCGCTCGACGCGCTGGCTCCCGAGTACCGTGCGGCGGTCGTCCTGTGCGACATCGAGGGTCTCTCGTACGAGGAGATCGCGGTGACGCTCGGCATCAAGCTCGGCACCGTGCGCTCGCGCATCCACCGGGCACGCGCGCAGCTGCGCAAGGAGCTTGCCCACCGCCGCGCTCCCGAGGGGGCCGAGTCGCTCGAGGCGCGCCCGTGA
- a CDS encoding anti-sigma factor: MTSHFGAWISAYVDGQLPLAKAERLEAHLVVCAQCSRELVDERRARTMLLAARDVAPGPDLAARILAGASPQPVVHHVPRREQHPDLRPDTGGRAFPALTGDLRRRHRTWRWAAASVAVVGLGVVGLSELGRPPLVNPDPERVSALGTLSLAPVPGMVGVAATTGSGDVLASLERAGWVLPAALPDGVTLASHTVLDDSLELDLDTPAGPVVVVERRGTLAAELAQHTAVSVAGRTVYVLTTEPWHVATQVGDVVVEVYAAVDDGPARDLLASLEGEAQGDILERVTRGWSVLTQEVSR, translated from the coding sequence GTGACGAGCCACTTCGGCGCGTGGATCAGCGCATACGTCGACGGACAGCTGCCCCTGGCGAAGGCCGAGCGGCTCGAGGCGCACCTCGTCGTGTGCGCGCAGTGCTCGCGCGAGCTCGTCGACGAGCGTCGTGCTCGCACGATGCTGCTCGCGGCACGCGACGTCGCGCCCGGTCCCGATCTCGCGGCACGCATCCTTGCGGGCGCGAGCCCGCAGCCGGTCGTGCACCACGTCCCGCGCCGCGAGCAGCACCCCGACCTGCGGCCCGACACCGGCGGCCGCGCGTTCCCCGCGCTCACGGGCGACCTCCGTCGCCGTCACCGGACGTGGCGGTGGGCTGCGGCCTCTGTCGCGGTCGTCGGGCTCGGCGTCGTCGGGCTCTCCGAGCTCGGCCGTCCCCCGCTCGTCAACCCGGACCCGGAGCGCGTCTCCGCGCTCGGCACGCTGTCTCTCGCGCCCGTGCCCGGCATGGTCGGGGTCGCGGCGACGACCGGTTCGGGTGACGTGCTCGCGAGCCTCGAGCGCGCCGGCTGGGTGCTGCCGGCGGCGCTGCCCGACGGCGTGACGCTCGCGAGCCACACCGTGCTGGACGACTCTCTCGAGCTCGACCTCGACACCCCGGCGGGTCCCGTCGTCGTCGTCGAGCGTCGCGGGACACTTGCGGCCGAGCTCGCGCAGCACACTGCGGTCTCGGTCGCCGGCCGCACCGTCTACGTGCTCACGACCGAGCCGTGGCACGTCGCGACCCAGGTGGGCGACGTCGTCGTCGAGGTCTACGCCGCGGTCGACGACGGTCCCGCGCGGGACCTGCTCGCGTCGCTCGAGGGGGAGGCGCAGGGCGACATCCTCGAGCGTGTCACCCGAGGCTGGTCAGTGCTCACCCAGGAGGTCTCACGATGA
- a CDS encoding S1C family serine protease, with protein sequence MTEPSAGPAQPGQPPVPPGPAPVPPPPAGPGAAVPASPFAPPSSPGAGSASPYAPHPAAGHPTPAASAAMPSGGPAVAYGRTQGSPVHAHPGGPQQPFHASPGGPLTYGQLPPQAGQPHVGQAHVAQPQGWGPPPGVLPSGRPRPKGRGLGAGAVVGVIVLGLVSGAVGAAGTTVLLDARNDGRGNGSTVVEVPGKPSGGTADRAPGSVAGVAAAVLPSVVSLEVRGSQGSATGSGFVYSADGFIITNNHVVAGASGESPITVTFSDGTELAGTVVGRTEGYDLAVVKVERTGLVPLTLGDSEVVVVGDPVIAIGAPLGLEGTVTTGIVSALNRPVTAGDQGSTSWINALQTDAAINPGNSGGPLVNLVGEVVGVNSAIAQAPGSSQGAAGSIGLGFAIPANQVRRTAQQLIETGTATRPIIGALLDNRYEGEGVRILRTEDAPANEVPVTPGGPADKAGIKPGDVIVGIDGRPVTQEDELLVAIRALAPGDTIVLTIREGSTDRDVSVVLDEADAD encoded by the coding sequence ATGACCGAACCGTCCGCCGGGCCTGCTCAGCCAGGGCAACCGCCCGTGCCTCCGGGGCCAGCCCCCGTGCCGCCGCCGCCCGCCGGCCCGGGCGCGGCGGTGCCCGCGTCGCCGTTCGCTCCGCCGTCGTCCCCCGGAGCGGGGTCCGCATCCCCGTACGCGCCGCACCCGGCCGCGGGCCACCCGACGCCTGCCGCCTCGGCGGCCATGCCCTCCGGCGGGCCGGCCGTCGCGTACGGGCGCACGCAGGGGAGCCCGGTCCATGCGCACCCCGGGGGCCCGCAGCAGCCGTTCCACGCGTCCCCGGGCGGACCTCTGACCTACGGCCAGCTGCCGCCCCAGGCCGGGCAGCCGCACGTCGGACAGGCCCACGTCGCGCAGCCGCAGGGCTGGGGCCCGCCTCCGGGCGTCCTCCCGAGCGGCCGTCCGCGTCCGAAGGGCCGTGGCCTCGGTGCCGGCGCGGTCGTCGGCGTCATCGTCCTCGGCCTCGTGAGCGGTGCGGTCGGCGCGGCCGGGACGACCGTGCTCCTCGACGCCCGCAACGACGGGCGCGGCAACGGCTCCACGGTCGTCGAGGTGCCCGGCAAGCCGTCAGGCGGCACGGCGGACCGCGCGCCGGGCTCGGTCGCGGGCGTCGCCGCCGCGGTCCTGCCGTCGGTCGTCTCGCTCGAGGTCCGTGGCTCTCAGGGCAGCGCGACCGGGTCGGGCTTCGTGTACTCGGCCGACGGCTTCATCATCACGAACAACCACGTCGTCGCGGGTGCGTCGGGCGAGTCGCCGATCACCGTGACGTTCTCCGACGGCACCGAGCTCGCCGGGACCGTCGTCGGCCGCACCGAGGGCTACGACCTCGCCGTCGTCAAGGTCGAGCGCACGGGGCTCGTGCCGCTGACGCTCGGCGACTCCGAGGTTGTCGTCGTCGGCGACCCGGTCATCGCGATCGGTGCGCCGCTCGGCCTGGAGGGCACGGTGACGACAGGCATCGTCAGCGCGCTCAACCGTCCAGTCACCGCCGGCGACCAGGGCTCGACATCGTGGATCAACGCGCTGCAGACCGACGCCGCGATCAACCCGGGCAACTCCGGCGGGCCGCTCGTCAACCTCGTGGGTGAGGTCGTCGGCGTGAACTCCGCGATCGCGCAGGCGCCAGGGAGCAGCCAGGGAGCCGCGGGCTCGATCGGACTCGGCTTCGCGATCCCCGCCAACCAGGTGCGGCGCACCGCGCAGCAGCTCATCGAGACCGGCACGGCGACGCGGCCGATCATCGGCGCGCTCCTCGACAACCGCTACGAGGGCGAGGGCGTGCGCATCCTGCGCACCGAGGACGCGCCCGCGAACGAGGTCCCGGTCACGCCCGGAGGCCCGGCCGACAAGGCCGGTATCAAGCCGGGCGACGTCATCGTCGGGATCGACGGCCGACCCGTGACGCAGGAGGACGAGCTGCTCGTCGCGATCCGTGCGCTCGCGCCAGGCGACACGATCGTGCTGACGATCCGCGAGGGCAGCACGGACCGTGACGTCTCCGTCGTGCTCGACGAGGCGGACGCCGACTGA
- a CDS encoding twin-arginine translocase TatA/TatE family subunit, translating into MGGGLFNVNGAELVVILLVVALVVGPDRLPEYARQLAKFVRAAREQVTKVRDRVDEEVHAELGDVDWKALDPRQYDPRRIVREALLDDPAPATRRAGAGVAAGAAGAAAARVTVPAAQAPLVAGELAPFDDEAT; encoded by the coding sequence ATGGGCGGCGGCCTCTTCAACGTCAACGGCGCAGAGCTCGTCGTCATCCTGCTCGTCGTCGCTCTCGTCGTCGGGCCTGACCGCCTGCCGGAGTACGCGCGACAGCTCGCCAAGTTCGTGCGCGCGGCGCGCGAGCAGGTGACGAAGGTCCGCGACCGCGTCGACGAGGAGGTTCACGCAGAGCTTGGTGACGTCGACTGGAAGGCGCTCGACCCGCGGCAGTACGACCCTCGACGCATCGTGCGTGAGGCGCTGCTCGACGATCCCGCACCTGCCACCCGGCGCGCCGGCGCGGGCGTCGCTGCAGGCGCCGCGGGCGCGGCCGCGGCACGTGTGACGGTGCCTGCCGCGCAGGCCCCGCTCGTGGCAGGGGAGCTGGCCCCGTTCGACGACGAGGCGACCTGA
- the trpS gene encoding tryptophan--tRNA ligase produces the protein MPATTPTTPRILSGMQPTQDSLHLGNYIGALSQWVALQDSYDAFYCVVDLHALTVNPEPAALRHRTRATAAQYLAGGVDPERAALFVQSHVTEHAELAWVLSCQTGFGEAGRMTQFKDKSAKNGNDGTTVGLFTYPVLMAADILLYDTALVPVGEDQRQHLELTRDLAVRLNTRFGDGTVVVPEAHILQAGAKIQDLQDPLRKMSKSESGKGSIELLGDIGQARKNIRSAVTDDGSVITFDPAEKPGISNLLTIYSVLTGRSIEEIVAEYEGKMYGHLKVDLAEIVVEFLTPLQATAQGYLDDPAELDAILARGAARAREVASTTLERVYDRLGLVRPASAAR, from the coding sequence ATGCCCGCAACGACGCCGACGACCCCGCGCATCCTCTCCGGGATGCAGCCGACGCAGGACTCGCTCCACCTCGGCAACTACATCGGGGCCCTGTCCCAGTGGGTCGCGCTCCAGGACTCCTACGACGCGTTCTACTGCGTCGTGGACCTTCACGCACTCACCGTCAACCCGGAGCCGGCGGCGCTGCGCCACCGGACGCGCGCGACGGCCGCGCAGTACCTCGCGGGCGGTGTCGACCCTGAGCGCGCAGCGCTCTTCGTGCAGTCGCACGTGACCGAGCACGCCGAGCTCGCGTGGGTGCTCTCGTGCCAGACGGGCTTCGGTGAGGCCGGTCGCATGACGCAGTTCAAGGACAAGTCTGCGAAGAACGGCAACGACGGCACGACCGTCGGCCTCTTCACGTACCCCGTCCTCATGGCCGCGGACATCCTTCTCTACGACACCGCGCTCGTGCCGGTCGGCGAGGACCAGCGTCAGCACCTCGAGCTCACGCGCGACCTCGCGGTCCGGCTCAACACGCGTTTCGGCGACGGTACCGTCGTCGTTCCGGAGGCACACATCCTCCAGGCCGGCGCGAAGATCCAGGACCTCCAGGACCCGCTGCGCAAGATGAGCAAGTCCGAGTCCGGCAAGGGCTCGATCGAGCTGCTCGGCGACATCGGGCAGGCGCGCAAGAACATCCGCTCGGCCGTGACGGACGACGGCTCCGTCATCACCTTCGACCCGGCGGAGAAGCCGGGCATCTCCAATCTGCTGACGATCTACTCGGTGCTCACGGGCCGCTCGATCGAGGAGATCGTCGCGGAGTACGAGGGCAAGATGTACGGCCACCTCAAGGTCGACCTCGCCGAGATCGTCGTCGAGTTCCTCACGCCGCTGCAGGCGACCGCCCAGGGGTACCTCGACGACCCGGCCGAGCTCGACGCGATCCTCGCCCGCGGCGCCGCTCGGGCTCGTGAGGTCGCCTCGACGACGCTCGAGCGCGTCTACGACCGCCTCGGTCTTGTCCGCCCCGCATCGGCGGCCCGATGA
- a CDS encoding 2'-5' RNA ligase family protein has product MRIPERGDGQARIGVSLTVPEPFGTELVDARRATGDEYADLIPPHVTLLGPTVVDIDDLPAVEEHLARVAQGAERFTLRLRGAATFRPVSPVVFVQVVQGIAECEQLEGRVRSGLLEQELRFHYHPHVTVAHEVADDALDAAFVAMADYDAAFEVTEIDLYEHGDDGVWRTRRSFPLG; this is encoded by the coding sequence ATGAGGATCCCCGAGCGCGGCGACGGCCAGGCGCGGATCGGCGTCTCGCTCACCGTCCCTGAGCCGTTCGGCACGGAGCTCGTCGACGCCCGCCGGGCGACCGGCGACGAGTACGCGGACCTCATCCCGCCGCACGTCACGCTGCTCGGCCCGACGGTCGTCGACATCGACGACCTGCCGGCCGTCGAGGAGCACCTTGCGCGCGTCGCGCAGGGCGCTGAGCGATTCACGCTGCGGCTGCGCGGAGCGGCGACGTTCCGACCCGTCTCGCCCGTGGTGTTCGTCCAGGTGGTGCAGGGCATCGCGGAGTGCGAGCAGCTCGAGGGACGCGTCCGCAGCGGCCTGCTCGAGCAGGAGCTGCGCTTCCACTACCACCCGCACGTCACGGTCGCGCACGAGGTCGCGGACGACGCGCTCGACGCGGCGTTCGTCGCGATGGCGGACTACGACGCGGCGTTCGAGGTCACCGAGATCGACCTCTACGAGCACGGCGATGACGGGGTCTGGCGCACGCGCCGCTCGTTCCCCCTGGGCTGA
- a CDS encoding succinate dehydrogenase iron-sulfur subunit encodes MTATTEQTAPATSVGEVPSFQVTLRVRRYLPEGPHGDDSYWDEHVLTMHGTDRVLDALHKIKWEQDGSLTFRRSCAHGICGSDAMRINGRNRLACKTLLKDLDIRKPITVEPIKGLPVIKDLVVDMEPFFASYREIMPFLVTSGNQPSQERIQSPEQRAVYDDTTKCILCAACTSSCPVFWTDGQYFGPAAIVNAHRFIFDSRDDAATQRLEILNDKEGVWRCRTTFNCTEACPRGIEITKAIAEVKRAMITRAF; translated from the coding sequence ATGACTGCGACGACCGAGCAGACCGCCCCCGCGACGTCCGTGGGCGAGGTTCCGAGCTTCCAGGTGACGCTGCGCGTGCGCCGGTACCTCCCCGAGGGCCCGCACGGCGACGACTCCTACTGGGACGAGCACGTGCTCACCATGCACGGGACGGATCGCGTCCTCGACGCGCTCCACAAGATCAAGTGGGAGCAGGACGGCTCGCTGACGTTCCGCCGCTCGTGCGCCCACGGCATCTGCGGCTCCGACGCGATGCGTATCAACGGCCGCAACCGTCTCGCGTGCAAGACGCTCCTCAAGGACCTCGACATCCGCAAGCCGATCACGGTCGAGCCCATCAAGGGCCTGCCCGTCATCAAGGACCTCGTCGTCGACATGGAGCCGTTCTTCGCGTCCTACCGCGAGATCATGCCGTTCCTCGTGACGAGCGGGAACCAGCCCTCCCAGGAGCGCATCCAGTCCCCCGAGCAGCGCGCGGTCTACGACGACACCACGAAGTGCATCCTCTGCGCCGCGTGCACGTCGTCGTGCCCCGTGTTCTGGACGGACGGGCAGTACTTCGGCCCGGCCGCGATCGTCAACGCCCACCGCTTCATCTTCGACTCGCGCGACGACGCGGCGACCCAGCGCCTCGAGATCCTCAACGACAAGGAGGGCGTGTGGCGCTGCCGCACCACCTTCAACTGCACCGAGGCATGCCCCCGTGGCATCGAGATCACCAAGGCGATCGCCGAGGTCAAGCGAGCGATGATCACGCGCGCGTTCTGA